GTGCACGTATGAACCCTGCCTAATTCCCTCAAGATCTAAGTTCATTCAGTATACATGATTTCAGTTGTCAATGTTGTTTAAAGAAATCTTTCTATCACTTCAGAATGGATGAATTAGTCAAAGAGACTTTAAAGGCTTAGACCTCCATCTTGCCAGGGGATTAGTCCAATTTAATCCACCAGGGCATTTAATAGGAGCCAGTGCATTAGGAAAGCAAAGTGCTCCAATGTAGTATGCCTCACCTTAAACAACCAATGCTGATGAACACAGGGTTGCTTCTCCTTATCTCTAAAACAAGACAACAGCCCTGATACGATTTTCTGCTCGGCCCTGATACGATGATGACTCCACAGTCATCATTCACTCTCGGTAGTTCATAAAGATCATGACTTCAAGCTggacaaatacaaaaaatacttttaaagacaTCTCCCAGCTACCTTCACTGAGCCACGGACTGCACTTCTGTACGCACTGAATAGAGTCAGCTGATTCAGGATGGATATTTTATTACTGTGGAACCACACACCTCTTGCAGCGGCTGCCCAGCTCACAACCACGCCTCCATGTCTGGGAGCACAGGGATGGGTCCCCTTGGCCAGGAACACCCAACAGGATCCAGTTCCCATTGCTAATTAATTGAGAGACAGCGGCTGACCTAACCAGGCCAATTGTCTGGTAATAAAAATTCTTGGCTGAGACACACACAGCCTGAAGCTCTATCAGGTCCAAAGCAGAAGGGATCTGAGAACAACCGGCTGAGGTCTCTAGGGTGGTCCCATTTGGGGGACTTCCTTAGGTCTCATGGTTTAACAACTTCATGGATTCCATGAGATGCCCCCAATATTTTTCCAATAAAtccctcctttaaaaatttttttggctaGCCAGAAttgatttctgttgcttgcaaccaaaaGAATAACTAGCATACCCCTAAAAGTTGCCTGTTGAAATAGCTCATGGTCTGTACTTCACTATTGTTTCAGGATTGGGGTGGGGAGAGTAGCCAATACACACAGGGATTCCGGATAACAGGGCTATCAGAGCATAGAAACCTGGGGCAGCAACCTCTAGCAAGCAACATGTGAAATGCATGTATCTTTTAACCCTTAAATTCCACTTGTAGGAATTGATCCCACAACTACACCATCCATCCAGGTGACTAATGTATAAGAATACTCACTGAGGCATTGTGCTCAGTAGTTAAAGACTGAAAACAACCAAATGTTCATCAGAAGAGGACTGATTAAGGAGATATCCAAATATTAGAATACTGTGCAGCTGGAAAAAAGATTGGAGTACATCTAGATGCACTGATAAGGAATGATTTTTAAGACTACAGAAAATTTTTCAGAATCAGGTTGCAAAATAGTGTGTAGTATTATATTaaccatttatatatatttttttaactttttaatgtttatttttgaggaagagagagagagatagagcatgagcagggtaggggcagagagagagagggaggcacagaatccaaagcaggctccaggctccgagctgtcagcacagagcccaatgcagggctcaaacccacaaaccgcgacatcatgacctgagccaaagtcagacgcttaaccgactcagccacccaggtgccccaatcatttatatttttaaaaaatatataatatgtatatacataatacatggAATATCTCTGGAATGACACAAAGATCTggtaaaggaaacatttttaactttgtaCCATATCAGATGTGTAGAAGCATATATTACCTGTATACAAACAGGAgtgaaataaagtttttttaagaaggaaaccCCCTTGTCCCCGAATGCCCGTGCCCCTATCCTCCAGTGCTGGAGAGCCCGCACTCACTGCCACCACCAGACTCGCGTGGCTGCCGCAGATGAAACCCTCCAGTCCTGCCTGGAGGACTCCTAAGTCAACCCTGATCACCCTGAGGCGGTCTCAACCATCGAACTCTGAAGCAGGGGCCTTTCCCTTGGGGTGAGCATGGCACCCACAGGGGAACTGCCAGTGAGGTAAGCTCAGGGGGAATGGGCTTGGGGGCCCGACCCCCAGGGAAATCGTGGCAGATCATGTGATGGCTATTGTTCCCAAATCTAAGCAGATACATcttttctccctgcttctctgaaGACCAACATGTCTGTCTTTCCGCCTCCTTTAAGCAGGGCCCTATCACCTTTCTCCAGCCCTGAAATTCACTCTCAGAATAAGATAAAATGCCAACCAAGTCCATTCATATGTATATTGGTTCTTTCGTTAATGCATAACCACTTCAGTGGCAGGCCTGGTTTTAGAGGCTAGAGGGATAGCAGTGGCCAAAACCGATGAGGTCTCTGTCCTCACAGAATTGCATTCCACGGTGGGAAAAGTAtgattgcaaaaataaataaatagatagataaataaacaaacagataaataagatGATTATAACTTGTGATAAGTGATCTAAAGGAAAACACATAAGGTGCTAGGGAACTGGGGTCTGGGGTTGGGTAGGAGGCTGGCAGTGGAGGGGCTCAGGGCTGTTCAACAGTGGCCTCACTGATGAGGTGACATTTAAACTAATTGTTGGTTGACAAGAAGAAGCCAGCCCAGTGGAGGTCTAGGGAGGAGAGTTTCAGGGCATGGGAAAAGTAAGTGTAAAGACCTTAAGGTAGGAGAGGCTTTGGCATGTTCAatggaggccagtgtggccacGTGTGGAGGTTAAAGTGAACAGCTGCAAGAGAAGAGGTCCAGGAAGCAGACAAGGTCACCTGACATCCACCAACTAATGTACCTATGCATCCACCATTAGATTATCACAAATCTTTTCACCACAGTGTCAAAGAAAAGCATAAATGCCTTTGACTTCACCACAGTCTGTAAATCGCATCTTTCCAGACCATATGAGCAGACTTCCAAAGTTTAAACATCTCATCACTCACTTAGGCCAGTAGTACAACTCAAGTCTGACATTTTGGGGgacagtttattttctatttcaacttATTCTCTGTAAGTGTTTCCCTTAGTCTATGTGGATGGTGCTCAACAGATTGGCAGACAACTTGCTCAGATTCACCAAATATTCAACAACTCCTTATTTTGCTTTGTAGGGTCTGAATCCGAATCCCGTCTCATCACTCATTTCCTGTGTGGCTTTATCAGAATGAAGCAATTCATTTATcgctccatgcctcagtttccacactcataaaggggggggggggcaaagaatGGTTCCCACTTCATGAGGTTGTTGTAAGgcttaaatgaggtaatacacgTAAAAGGCTCTGACTACACGTAGCAAGCCTCAGTAACTATTGGCTCCTATTCTTTATGACCCCAGAGAAAGTCTTTTACATTTCAACACAGGAAGGCCCTTCAACCTGTCTTCCAGCATTTTGGCTATTCACAAAGAGCATGAATTTTGACATTGAGGCATATTCGACTTGGGAGTAGAGTAGGGCACCAGTGGTGTTTGCGCTGTGAAGGCTTATCTGCCTGTTGTGTGAACTGGCGGGGCTGTTCACAGATGCACGGGTCTGTGGGTCATTCATGATGGCCTCACGGGGGCCTAGTCTCATAGGACAGGTGTGCAAACTTCGGAGAGTCTGGGGAAACTCTGTAGACGTGACACGGTCTGATGACGTGGGCTTTTAGAGGCTCCTGAACCTGGCTCTTCAAAATTTtgtaataaacttctgttgtttgaaACCATTATATTTTGCATTGATTCATTGCCTAGGACGTGATAACCGGAACAGGCGGTTAATGCGGGACTGTGTTCATAGGCTGCTGTGGAGGGTGCTGAATCTGTCTCCAAAACTCATGCACTCGGGTATTAGActgccagagacagagagatcagtagagagagacaaagagacagggagacagaaagagagttcTTGATCAGAATTTCCCTTTATTTCAGCTATATGAGGGCGGGAGCGGGGGGAGCATTTCCACTTATTCTAATTGACGAATACTACCCTCCATTATTAGAGTTTGCTGCTGTGTCCTTCCTGGGACTTGTAAACTACTTggtgataaaatagaaaatcgGAAAGTGGGGCCCACTAGGCTCATGATTACATGCACAGGTACGCGGGTACAAAGTGAGGGGAATTTTCACCCCCTTGTAATCAAGCATTCCTTCATCTTCCCAGACTTGTAGGAAGGTTTGACTACTATAATTAAtcttgttttgtgtatttgtgcAGATTAAAATATTAAGTGCACACAGCATGTTCTATTATCACCTGCCGTTTCCTTGAAGCAGGGTCCAAATGATAAGGCTccggtataaaaaaaaaaaaaaaaagcagcctggGTACtagatggagagggagggacgCCTGGAACATCCCACAGGGTAAGTTACCTTGGCCTTCCTCCCGCCGGCTGTTGAAGCAGCCAGACCTGACTTCCTCAAAGTCTGTGCTCGTTGCTCTGGTTAGTTTCGGTGAGGCTGAGAATGTCTGGATTTATTGTAGATGGTGAACATGTGGACAATCGCACTCTTTCTGCTGGGAGCAGTCACAGGTAGGAAACCATCACACCTGCCCCACGGGAAGGGCTTAAATGCAGCATCTCAGCACCGGCCAGAGAAAGCCTTACCCACGGCAGTGAGTGGTTCCAGACAGCTCTGAGGGTCCAGAGAGCcgtggggccgggggtgggggcggggtgggggcggaggtGGTCAACACTCTGCCTGGGAGACAAGGCAGTGTGAGGGGACCCCACTTCAGAGCATCTCTCCACCGGCCTGTCTTCACGTCCAGGTACTTTAGACTAGACTCTCGTAGGTAAAGCATTAAACACCTGCCTGGGCTAACAGATTGACTTAGTGCGTGTTATCACGTTAGTCGAATAAGTATATCTGAAGAGCTGGGGATGGGACACAGAACTTCTAAGTTTTGATGGTGGTTCTAAGCGGCGGCACAGCTGGTGTCTCTATGGCAGACCAGAAGGTGGCACTGGGGGTAAGAAgagagtgggtggggagaggcagggtgtCTCCACTCTTCAGACTGTCTCCGGGCAGAGCAGTGAGGACCTGAGAAGCTGaaacaccccccaccctcccaccccggAGCCCAGCCTGGGGAGCTAAGCCGTGAGCACATTCGTCCTTTGTCTACAGCAAAGGAAGTTTGCTATGAACATATCGGGTGCTTCTCCGACTCGGAGCCCTGGGCCGGGACTGCAGCCAGGCCCCTGAAAGTTCTCCCCTGGAGCCCCGAGAAAATCGGCACCCGCTTCCTGCTCTACACCAATGAGAACCCAAACAACTTTCAGGTGAGACTTTGTCGTTTCAACATCATTGTGACTGGGAGAGGGGTTGTGCCCACCCCGCAGACTAGAAGGTTCTTGtgtctgtcccctcctcctccaccatgCTCTGTCCCACTTTATCCCTCCAGCTGCCCCCGCCCTCCAGGCCTAGCCAGACCCACACAGAGTAGGTTTTCTGTAAAATGTTGGCTCCAATGAATGAATGGTTCACATTTGCCGGAACCTCTAACTGGTTATGTGATTCTGGTCTGGGGCAAAGCTTCCCATCTACCAAGAACCCTGTGGAGGTAAGACTGTGGGCTACGATTCAGCCCCAGTGGAGACAGTAATTCCTGACTGGCCGGGGTCGGAGTGATCAGTGCAGGCAGGAAAATGAGAGTCAGggtgggcttcctggaagaggtggcttTTGTGCTAAGGTTTGAAAGATTAAGGCATCAGAACAAGCAGAaatggagaaggagaggcaggcCCGAATGGCCAGGCTACAAAAACATGCAACCCTTTTCTGCTTTTGTCACAGACTCTCCTTCCCTCTGACCCATCAACAATTGAAGcatcaaattttcaaacaaacagGAAGACCCGGTTCATCATCCACGGCTTCATAGACAAGGGAGAAGAGAGCTGGCTTCTGGAGATGTGCAAGGTAGGGCCGGCTCCCAGCCCCATGGTCTGCCCTGTCCCCGGCAGCAAGCCTTTCAGAAAGCACAGCAGATAAGCTTGGAGACAGGAAATCCCTACACACAAGTTAACTTCAGGCAATTAAAATGATTCTCTTTACGATAGTAAGAATTCACGTCCACGTTTCTGGACGCCATCTGTAGCCTGAAGCAGTGGCCTTGGCTATGTGGGCAAACACCTGCACCATCTTTTTTCTGGTTAAATCAAAGCCAGAGGTCTGCTTCCGTTTTTAGTGAGGGCACTTTGTGTTCCTGCGCATGAGGGATTGTGTTCTTTTTGTCCAAGTCTCTCCCACGTCCCTGCGATGATGTGTTGCTACAACCATTTATTTGGGAAATGGAGAACTAAGGTGCACCAGGAGACCGAATTACAGAATAGAAAGTGTCAAAACTGTATGTAACATAGCGTCTATTGGCTAGAAGGACAGACAACAGAAgaacacgcacgtgcacacacatgcacacacacgtgcacaggcaaacacacacaaacacataatgATATACCGTCACCCTTTCTTTTTACATAGACACTGATTCCATCTATTTTTCTGATGCCTAAGAGTTTACCCGAGCAGCCTGTCCTCCACACACACATTAATAATTCTGACCTATCATGTCAATGGGAGAAGTTACAAACCTAGAAAATTAAAGTCATTCTGCATTTGGCCTTGATTTGCCAGGCATTTAACTCTTCTGTCCCATCAGAACAACTATAAACTGTATCTTACAGTGTAAGATATAGTTTATACTCCAAATTCCTCGGGGCTGTAAGAGATTCCTCagggttgttttaaaaataaaggtccTGAGGAAAAAACTCTTGGTATCTCTGTGTGCGTGATCACACATATTAGTATCATAGATGTGACAAATTTGAAGTGGGCTTTAAATTTATAGAACCGTTTTCAACTCAAGCTGGCCTGTGTACTACCTGGAAGAATGTCTAAGGCTCCATCCATTTCCTTGACCTCCTAGAAGTTTTCAGAATTCTTCAATCTCTTTTTAAGTCagttgcagttttatttttcaaatatctgcGGTGTGTGTTTCCTCCATGAAATACTGTGCTATCCCGACTGTAGACGCTTAGTAAATGCCCAGCAGGCAGGGGGGAAGGCAAGTCCGGTTATTGGCAGGGATGTCAAGAGGCCAAGAGGAGGGCTGGAGGTCAAATCCACAAGGTCATTTGGACACTGGCCATCAGAGACGGCACTGGAGACCTTTCCTCTTCAAAACAGGGCTCTTCTTGGGATGCAGTTGTTCCCCCACATACCTAATCAACTTTACCGAATTTGGTCAGAGAAAACCAGAGAGTGGCCAGCTTTTAATTAACCTGCAAGCTAGAGAGGGAATAGGTTTGCCTTGCCCGTCGCCTTTACCCTGAGGGATGACTCCTAATTGACAACAAGGTTCCTAACAAAGCCCAGTTTGTCGCGGCGCCCCAGTGAGGAAAAGACAGAACGACCAGTAGTAACTGTGAGTCACCATTGCGGAGCCCTGGTTAGATGAGGTTTTGCGCGCCCCTATGATAACATCCTGGTGTCTTTCCAACACCAGAACATGTTCGCGGTGGAGGAGGTGAACTGCATCTGCGTGGACTGGAAGAAAGGTTCCCAGACCACGTACACACAGGCCGCCAACAACGTGCGGGTGGTGGGTGCCCAGGTGGCCCAGATGATCAGCATGCTCTCGGTGAGTCCGCCGGCCGGGCTGCTGGGGAGGCAGGCGGCGCCCCCAGGTCTCTGTCGTCTAAAGATGCAGCTGAGAGTTATAGATTTtgacaagaaatagaaagaattgTATTTGTCTCAGAATCTTACTTCTAAAACGCTGAAATTTGCCTTAATAAGGACACAGCAGTggaagaaaaatcagtaatagctaacacttaGGAGGCATCTTCCGTTGACAGATGTGAAAGCTAAGGATGTTTATGAACATCTTCCATTGACAGATGtgaaaactaaggcccagagaggtcaaagAGTTTGCCCCCCAAAATCATAGCACAGGGGAATACAAGAGCTGTCTAGTGCCAGGGGCCCCCCACGACACCGGGTGGTCTCTGTGTGGGGCAAACAAGGCGTTCCCAAGGAGCACCAAATGGAACCCGAGGGCAGCAGGTGCGATTGGCAGGTACCAACGCCACGGCCCTGTTGGTGGCCCTGTTGATGGCAGAGAATTTCGTTTGCCACCGTCAATTCAGCTGTTTCTTCCTACCCGGGTCTTTCATTCTGGCTAACTTGGAGTCTTGAATTCTTTCTGTGAAGTCGTTAACTCTTCATGACTCTATATTCTATCCCAGATAAAGGCCCAAGCTGTTTCTGTCTTATAGTGAAAGGGTCCACAAAAGAACCGATCAGTTCTAACTACTTCTGCACCCCTGCAGAAATCAAAACCTGTGATGTTTGTCCTAGAGGTTCTGAAGATCAACGAGTATACATGGGCGAACGTCTCTGAGACCTACACGTGCAAACACTCATAGCTGTATGCTATTTGTTCATCCAATATTTGGGGGGCACAGTGTCAGGAACTCTGCTAAGAGGTCAAGAGGACGGTGAGGTCCCAGGCCCTGGAGGAGTTCATGGTGAAGACTTGAAACGAGAGGAGAGGATGGTCAGGGTTCTAATGGGGGGACTATAGGGCTTAATTGGGAGCACATGCGGGGGCACCGTTTAATCCGGGCTGGGGGACTGGGGCCGTGATGAAGGATGTCTCCCAGGGAGAGACATCTAAGTTGAGAGCTGATGGCTCGGCTGTGTCATGTGAGCTGGACAAGTGGTTGGGGAGTGGACAGCAACATCATCAGACCCGCAGATGAGGGAATATGATGTATCCGAGGGCCCGGAAATCCTGCATAGGGTTTGGCTAGAGAAGAATCTAGAAAAATGGGTGTTGAGTCAGGAAAGTTCTGAAACCCTCGTAATGAATTTGGGCTTGATCCTGAGGGCAGTGGGAGCCATAGAAGGTTTTCAACAGAGGGGTAACGACATTAGGTTTGCGTGTTACAAAAACCACacatgtaaacaaaacaaaacaaaacaccacagcacaaaaatgttctgaaaaatgCACTCTTCCCTCTCCAGACAAACTATAGCTACTCTCCTTCCCAAGTCCACCTCATCGGCCACAGCCTGGGAGCCCACGCGGCgggagaggctgggagcaggACTCCAGGCCTGGGCAGAATTACAGGTAAGGCCCAACGTGCAGGGCCCCGGGTTTTGTCCCCAGTGACCCCAGAACGTGGTGCAAGCTTGTCGACCAGCCAGAAGCTGGCCCGAAGTAGTCTGTCCCCAAAATGCTCTGCACAGAACATTTTAGGAAGCCCCCAGGAAGCCCCTAGGAAACCCCCAGGAAGCCCATCTTTCTGGAAGGGGAGGTGGTGCTTTTGTTCACCCCCCCTTTGCTTCCCCTTGCTTCTCCTGTCTGTCTCCATCCCTCCTCCTTAGATCCACGTTTCTTGGCAGTGTGGGTCGTTCAGCAGGACTGGGCAGCCAGGAAAATGGAGACGAAGGCCCATGTGAGCGTgtgcaaatgtaattaagaatGCACActgttcttcccttcccccttctctttgaACTCAAAGGCAGAGTGGAACATGAAAATCACGCTTCCAGAGCCTCTACTGGTAGGAGAAACCCAGCCACCAGTGGTGCAGATCACTCTTGCAAGCCAAGCAGAACCTTCACTttgtaacaacaacaacgacaacaacataCATTATATAATAGAATCATAATAATGTAATGCTATGATTATTATTATAGTAAGCATAGATTAAGTGTTTGCTTAGCCCAGATACTATGTAAAGTGCCTTACATTTCCTCACTGAATCCCCAGAactgaagaaacaggctcaggaAACTGGATAACTTGCCCTAAATCACGCAATAAATGAGTGGTGGGGCTGAGATTCTAACCCAGTTCGACTGCCGCGTGGCTCGAGAAAGCCTCTGCTGTCTAAGAGCTCTCCCTTTCATTTTCAACAGACAGTTATGCCCGGGCCTTTTCTGGCCAGCTGCTCTGCCCAAACCTTCAAAGAACTATTGACAAATTCAGGAGCCCTGCCAGGAAGGAAGTATAATCAGGAGGAAATAATAGTAATCAATATTTTACTGATACACTCATGATGGTATGCCAGCCACTGTGCTAAAAGCtatgtacattatctcatttcatcttatTGTAACCATATCATTACCCGGATTTTATAAACGGGGGAACTGAGACACAAGAAATAGGTTGAGCAACTCGCCCAAGGTCATGCAACTTGCCCAAGAAGTAGCTGAGTAGGGATTTAGAGTCAGGCTGCCTAGTTCCAGAATCTGTGTTCATAAATATGATATCATGCTACTTTATCCCTTTTTTCTTCAAActtgagaagaggaaaaagaatgttaaagaagAAAGATCTGCCAagtaaataggagaaaataatgtgaaaaaaaatccttggtcAGACAAATTTAAATCTCTTAGCTTATCTACCCTTCTTTATCCATGCCACTGGATCCCTTCTCTAATGAGCAAAGTTGAAACTCTAGGTCCCCATATTCAATATGCAGGGCCATGGCACTGCATGACTTCAGAGTATGGCACCCCTCGAGTTGAGCAATGCACAGCCTGAGCAACTGTACGCCTTGGTCCTGCTGGCACCTACAGCCAGGCCTACTATTCTGCAGCACTGATCATCTCTTTTAGGGTTGGATCCTGTAGAAGCAAGCTTCCAGGGTACTCCTGAAGAGGTTCGGCTCGATCCCTCTGATGCTGACTTTGTTGATGTGATCCATACAGATGCAGCACCCCTGATCCCATTCCTGGGTGAGCCCAATGACGCTTTAGCTGCAAGCATGAGCAATTGTGTTTTAACCAAGATGCATAACCTTGCATTATGAAAAACTCATTGCTATTCCAAACGTTTCAGGTTTTGGAACAAAACAGCTGTTAGGTCACCTTGACTTCTTCCCCAACGGAGGGGAGGAAATGCCAGGATGCAAGAAGAATGCCCTGTCACAGATCGTGGACCTCGATGGCATCTGGGAAGGTAAAGCCAGAGCAGAGCGAGGCATCACTTCCCTGGGGTGAGCAGTATCTTCCCAGAGCAAATCTCAAAAATGAAACTGCTCTTTAAAACAATTGAGCCAGTCCCCCCTTGGGAGTCAATGATACGGCTCCAGTTCACGTACAGTATTGTTCAATACTGTAGCCAAAATGGCAATGCTCCCCGATCATTTCCACGGCAGAGCCATTTGCCCAATGAGAGTCACCACCCCTGTATGTTGGGTCAGGATGAGAAACAGTCACTTGTAGGAAAGGTGAAGCAGAGAGAGTGCTATCTGGGGTTCTTCTTCACCATTGATGGAGCACACCTGGGCTGAAGGTCATCCTTCAGCGACAGATTTTGGATCTGATGAGGTGAAAAGGACAACGTAGAAGTGAATTTTTCAGCCCAGCTCATCACTGGGAACCACACAGGTTTAAACTGTTAGTGGTCTGACCAAATCTAACGAGTAAAGATTCTTACTGAATTCGATCAAAATGGCAGGTATGTATGACATCGAAGCAAATATTAAGAATGCAGATGTATGTGTTTGTCTCTTATGAGAGTTTCCATGGATAGGGTAGCCCAAACTCTCTCTCAGTAATAGCCAAGCAAGTTTGGGTCATATCTAGAAGGTATACTGTGACCTCTGTCACCTGGCAGGAGCTGTGGGGGCCAAGGAAagttattaagaaagaaaaaaaaagagccaactCAAGCGACCCGAGCCTCCTTGTTATTTGCCTAAACACAGCATGAAAATGTCCGTGCTCTGGTTTCATCATGTCTAGGAGGTCACCTCACATCTGGCTGTGTCTTCAAGGACCTCTAGCCTAGTGCCTGGGACACAGGAAGGCACAATGGTTAGCAGCATAGGCTCAAGCACCAGACGGGCTTGGGTTTAATTGCCAGTTCTTCCACTTATTGGCTGCAATCCGTACATCTGAGGCTGTAATCTGTGTATCGCCCGTACTTAGAAATGGTCTGGTACCTACCGCCTAGAAAGGCATTGTTCATAGGAACAACGCATGTAAAGGACTCGGAACACTGCCTCGCTCACAGAAAGCAGCCTCTCTATGTTCACTGGCATTTATTTTGGACTTACCTGAAGCTGACCCGATCTTACGTTTCTCCAACTATGGCCCCACTTTGGAATCTCTCCCCTTGGAGCGACAGAAGCCGTCAGCTCCCCAGACCACGTATGTAGACGTCCTCATTTGTTTCCCCAGGGACTCGGGATTTTGTGGCTTGCAATCACCTGAGGAGTTACAAGTATTACTCGGAGAGCATCCTCAACCCTGATGGGTTCGCGTCCTACCCCTGCGCTTCCTACAAGGCCTTTGAGTCTGTAAGCTATTATCCCTTGAGTCCCTCTGTGGGACGGTTGTCCGCTATGTTTGGGATTTGCAGCACCCTCTCACCGGTTTCTGACCATCTCTTACTTGTTTTAC
The sequence above is drawn from the Panthera tigris isolate Pti1 chromosome D2, P.tigris_Pti1_mat1.1, whole genome shotgun sequence genome and encodes:
- the PNLIPRP1 gene encoding inactive pancreatic lipase-related protein 1; protein product: MVNMWTIALFLLGAVTAKEVCYEHIGCFSDSEPWAGTAARPLKVLPWSPEKIGTRFLLYTNENPNNFQTLLPSDPSTIEASNFQTNRKTRFIIHGFIDKGEESWLLEMCKNMFAVEEVNCICVDWKKGSQTTYTQAANNVRVVGAQVAQMISMLSTNYSYSPSQVHLIGHSLGAHAAGEAGSRTPGLGRITGLDPVEASFQGTPEEVRLDPSDADFVDVIHTDAAPLIPFLGFGTKQLLGHLDFFPNGGEEMPGCKKNALSQIVDLDGIWEGTRDFVACNHLRSYKYYSESILNPDGFASYPCASYKAFESNKCFPCPDEGCPQMGHYADKFAGRTSGEPQKFFLNTGDSSNFARWRYGVSITLSGKIATGQVKVALFGNQGNTHQFDVFRGILTPGSTHSNQFDAKLDIGTIEKVKFLWNNNVINPTFPKVGAAKITVQKGEEKTVHNFCSESTVREDVLLTLTPC